In one window of Helianthus annuus cultivar XRQ/B chromosome 17, HanXRQr2.0-SUNRISE, whole genome shotgun sequence DNA:
- the LOC110921900 gene encoding armadillo repeat-containing protein gudu, with protein MDQLIILQSNHHQQQQPPIKVILFTIGIFTNVGINLNHALTLVHKCRHRGIILRLISIAGVLDFRKVFNLLDVSMDNMKWLLSVYDSANEGIILTLPPIASNDTSLALVWSCIASLHTHSLNLKIEAALELSTLACDSDRNKDMIVIEGGVAPLLKLLKYELSPETQIAGAMALFNLANDRNRVRSIFNEHGVPVLAQALRNSYILVQIEVAKLIARMAEHDGVCQEAFARKNVIETLVRLLSTEGKINKFLRSNSVNKIALSSSIWPRHKKEGKLLEVSRLIVEFNTNCCRALWMLARDNVANCRKITETTKGLLCLAKLIENEKGELRINCLMTVMEITSAAENNPDIRKSAFKNNSPAAKAITVQLLRLIDESDNPVIKIVAIRAIGHLARTFPARQTRVISPLVKQLCDMDPDVATESVIALGKFTCPENYLRAEHAKSIVEFEGVQRLLNMLRGNDERTRYHALVLLCYLAMHAGNNEQLQQARILTALRGAGKTVAHKCSELRDLVAQAVHHLKLSGY; from the coding sequence ATGGATCAACTGATCATCTTGCAATCCAATCACcaccaacagcaacaaccaccGATCAAAGTAATCTTGTTTACGATAGGTATCTTTACAAACGTTGGGATCAACCTAAACCATGCACTAACTTTAGTCCACAAATGTAGACACCGCGGTATCATTCTTCGTCTCATTAGCATTGCTGGTGTTTTGGATTTTCGGAAAGTATTTAACCTCCTCGACGTGTCGATGGATAACATGAAGTGGTTGCTCAGCGTATATGACTCCGCGAACGAAGGTATTATTCTCACTTTACCACCAATAGCGAGTAACGATACCAGTTTAGCTTTGGTTTGGTCATGCATAGCTTCCCTTCACACACATTCATTAAATCTGAAAATAGAAGCCGCACTAGAATTATCTACATTAGCGTGCGATAGTGACCGAAACAAGGATATGATAGTAATAGAAGGTGGGGTTGCTCCATTGTTAAAGCTTTTAAAATATGAATTGTCACCCGAAACCCAAATCGCGGGTGCCATGGCGCTTTTTAACTTAGCCAATGATCGAAACAGGGTTAGATCGATTTTTAACGAGCATGGTGTCCCAGTTTTAGCACAGGCTTTACGAAATTCGTATATATTGGTTCAAATCGAGGTCGCAAAATTGATAGCAAGAATGGCAGAACATGATGGTGTTTGTCAAGAGGCTTTTGCAAGAAAGAATGTGATTGAAACACTTGTTAGATTGTTGTCGACCGAAGGTAAGATCAACAAGTTCTTGAGGTCAAATTCGGTTAACAAGATAGCTTTATCGTCCTCTATCTGGCCGAGACACAAGAAAGAGGGCAAACTACTAGAGGTATCGCGGTTGATAGTCGAGTTTAATACTAATTGTTGTAGAGCACTATGGATGCTTGCTAGAGACAATGTTGCTAATTGTAGGAAGATAACGGAGACGACGAAAGGGTTACTTTGTTTGGCGAAGCTTATCGAAAACGAAAAGGGGGAATTGCGGATTAATTGTTTGATGACGGTTATGGAAATCACATCTGCAGCTGAAAACAATCCTGACATTAGAAAATCAGCATTCAAGAATAATTCACCAGCTGCAAAAGCTATAACTGTTCAGCTTCTTAGACTGATTGATGAATCAGATAACCCTGTAATCAAGATTGTAGCCATCAGGGCGATCGGTCATCTGGCTCGAACATTCCCTGCCAGACAGACTAGGGTCATTAGTCCTTTGGTCAAACAACTTTGTGACATGGATCCAGATGTGGCCACTGAATCGGTTATCGCTCTTGGGAAGTTTACTTGTCCGGAGAATTATTTACGCGCAGAGCACGCAAAGAGCATAGTTGAATTTGAAGGAGTTCAACGGTTGTTGAACATGTTGAGGGGGAATGATGAGAGGACTAGGTATCATGCTTTGGTTCTTTTATGTTATCTTGCAATGCATGCTGGAAATAATGAGCAACTTCAACAAGCAAGGATTTTAACTGCTTTAAGAGGTGCAGGTAAAACTGTTGCTCATAAGTGTTCTGAATTGAGAGATTTGGTTGCACAGGCGGTTCATCATCTCAAATTGTCAGGTTATTAG
- the LOC110923453 gene encoding mediator of RNA polymerase II transcription subunit 14-like → MPNGTNPNVGHVYGPGTGPGGNPGASAMLTASTVASGGGMGIVPSTLLPIDVSFVLRGPYWIRIIYRKYFAVNMRCFAGDQVWLQPATPPKGGPTVGGSLPCPQFRPFIMEHVAQELNGLDPNFDGGQPSAGPTNSNNSAASPGPQLSAPNVTRAGPTVMSLPGNQPVGFNRSTNAMSASPNSLLVRRATVTVPAHVRGELNTAIIGLGDNGGYGGGWSIC, encoded by the coding sequence ATGCCAAATGGTACAAACCCAAATGTTGGTCATGTCTATGGTCCCGGTACGGGTCCTGGTGGAAACCCTGGTGCATCTGCCATGTTAACTGCTTCTACTGTGGCTAGCGGAGGTGGCATGGGAATCGTTCCTAGTACTCTGTTACCGATTGATGTGTCGTTTGTTCTTCGTGGCCCGTATTGGATTCGGATAATATACCGGAAATATTTTGCGGTTAACATGAGGTGCTTTGCGGGTGATCAAGTTTGGTTGCAACCTGCAACGCCACCGAAAGGAGGTCCTACAGTTGGAGGTTCTTTACCCTGTCCACAGTTTCGGCCCTTCATCATGGAACATGTTGCTCAGGAGTTGAACGGTTTAGACCCGAATTTCGATGGTGGTCAACCATCAGCCGGACCAACTAATTCCAACAATTCGGCTGCGTCTCCTGGTCCGCAACTCTCAGCCCCAAATGTCACCCGAGCAGGCCCTACGGTAATGTCTCTCCCAGGAAACCAACCCGTGGGATTTAACCGTTCTACAAATGCCATGTCAGCATCACCAAATTCACTCTTAGTGCGCAGAGCTACTGTGACAGTTCCTGCTCATGTTAGAGGAGAGCTGAATACCGCCATTATCGGGCTTGGGGACAATGGTGGTTACGGTGGTGGTTGGTCCATCTGCTGA